From a region of the candidate division KSB1 bacterium genome:
- a CDS encoding SLC13 family permease codes for MEQILVFITLGTILILFVWGKIRYDLVSMLALVFLVICGVVPASEAFAGFGHPAVITVAAVLIISQALQNSGLVDVIARLLEKLGSNFILQLMVLCSVVAIASSFMNNIGALAILMPVAIHLARKNGYPPSYILMPIAFASLLGGITTLIGTPPNIIAAAFRADVSGEPFGMFDFTPVGFFVVVIGILYITLLGWRLLPTREPQGSAEELFQIQNYLTEVQVTKESKLQGMRVADLRQKTETDILILSLVRNGTHLYAPAPEMELKIDDILLIEAEANDLKKFIDKTKVKLVGSGRSHEQGQGTDDIVIQEAIVQQNSPLIGETAVSLRMRSRFSINLLAIARQDQQLHQRIDHVPFKAGDVLLLQGRRLNIHDAIASMHCLPLAQRGLTIGKPRRTVFALGIFVTAIIMVIADLIPAQIAFSLAAVLMVLSGNLHLNELYDSIDWPVIVLLGAMIPIGVAFETSGGANLITHRIVELGNHLPIWALLGILMTVTILISSLINNAATVVLMAPIGINIARELKVSADPFLMAVAIAASCAFLTPIGHQCNTLVMGPGGYKFSDYWRMGLPLEIIIIAISIPLILIFWPA; via the coding sequence ATGGAACAGATACTGGTTTTTATCACTCTTGGTACAATTCTGATCTTATTTGTCTGGGGCAAGATTCGCTATGACCTGGTCTCGATGCTTGCCCTCGTGTTTCTGGTTATTTGCGGGGTTGTTCCCGCCAGTGAAGCGTTTGCCGGGTTCGGACATCCAGCGGTCATTACGGTCGCTGCGGTATTGATTATCAGCCAGGCATTACAAAATTCAGGCCTTGTCGATGTGATCGCCCGCCTATTGGAAAAGCTCGGCAGTAATTTCATCTTGCAGCTCATGGTCCTTTGTTCTGTCGTTGCCATTGCCTCTTCTTTCATGAATAATATCGGCGCCCTTGCCATTTTAATGCCAGTAGCGATTCATTTGGCGAGAAAGAATGGCTATCCTCCTTCTTATATTTTAATGCCAATTGCCTTTGCCTCGCTGTTGGGAGGAATAACGACCCTGATTGGTACCCCTCCGAATATTATTGCTGCCGCTTTCAGAGCCGATGTTTCGGGTGAACCATTCGGCATGTTTGATTTTACCCCAGTGGGTTTTTTTGTGGTGGTGATAGGAATCCTCTATATCACACTGCTTGGTTGGAGATTGTTACCGACCCGTGAGCCTCAAGGTTCGGCTGAGGAACTGTTTCAAATTCAAAATTACCTCACGGAAGTCCAGGTCACCAAAGAATCAAAACTGCAAGGGATGAGAGTGGCAGATTTGCGCCAAAAAACCGAAACCGATATTTTGATTTTGAGCCTGGTGCGCAACGGGACCCATCTCTATGCGCCTGCCCCAGAGATGGAGCTCAAAATTGATGATATTTTGCTCATTGAGGCTGAAGCGAATGATTTGAAAAAGTTCATTGACAAGACGAAGGTGAAACTGGTCGGCAGCGGGAGATCTCATGAACAGGGGCAAGGGACGGATGATATTGTGATACAGGAAGCTATTGTTCAGCAGAATTCGCCGCTCATTGGAGAGACCGCAGTTAGCCTGCGGATGCGATCCAGATTTAGTATCAATCTTCTGGCCATTGCTCGCCAGGATCAACAACTTCATCAGCGCATCGATCATGTCCCATTCAAGGCGGGGGACGTCTTGCTGTTGCAGGGACGACGGCTTAATATCCATGACGCTATCGCCAGCATGCACTGCCTTCCCTTAGCGCAGCGCGGATTGACGATCGGCAAGCCACGGCGCACCGTTTTTGCCCTTGGCATCTTTGTCACCGCAATTATCATGGTCATTGCAGATCTAATTCCAGCTCAGATTGCTTTCTCACTCGCAGCAGTATTGATGGTCCTCTCGGGCAATCTTCATCTCAATGAACTATACGATAGCATCGACTGGCCAGTGATTGTTTTATTGGGTGCGATGATACCGATCGGCGTGGCATTCGAAACGAGCGGTGGTGCCAATCTCATCACCCATCGGATCGTGGAATTGGGGAATCATCTTCCCATTTGGGCTTTGCTTGGTATTCTGATGACGGTCACCATTTTGATTTCAAGTTTAATCAATAATGCTGCAACCGTGGTACTTATGGCGCCCATCGGTATCAACATTGCCCGGGAATTAAAAGTCTCAGCCGATCCATTTTTGATGGCCGTGGCGATTGCCGCTTCGTGCGCATTTCTAACCCCAATTGGACATCAGTGCAATACGCTAGTCATGGGACCGGGAGGATACAAATTTAGCGATTACTGGCGCATGGGGTTGCCGCTGGAAATCATCATTATTGCGATCAGCATCCCATTGATTTTGATTTTCTGGCCAGCTTAG